One Tunturibacter gelidoferens genomic region harbors:
- a CDS encoding ABC transporter ATP-binding protein, whose protein sequence is MLRFIGSLIRPYRGTLVGIFVAMLVETVMSLATPWPLKIILDNVVGDHKMVPWLHRLVGLLLEHESRMHIAELAALAFVLISLLGAIASYIDNYYTESVGQWVAHDLRMKMYEHLQRLSLGYYNTHATGTILSTITADIQTIQGFASSSTLNILVDLLTIVCMLGLMFWLNWDFTLIAVGVTPFLLLFVSRFKKAVKKATHEVRKEQSEIVAVVQQGLESIQAVKAFGQEETEQAQLQLVSEATVSAALKARSVKALLSPVVTITVALCTAVVLWRGAALILAKTMTVGELTVYLAYLAKFFKPVKDLATTTNAVAQAAVGAERVREILETDTVIPEKADGFAPGTVAGAIEFEHAAFGYDAASPILTDVSFKIGAGQFVGIVGPTGSGKSTVVSLIPRFYDVQSGTVKIDGEDVRDYKLKSLRCKIGYVLQDTVLFRGTILENIAFGRPSATKDEVVAAAKLANADEFIMKMPLGYETMVGERGSTLSGGQRQRIGIARVMVRNSPILLLDEPTAALDSESEKLVIDALEKLMKGRTVIAIAHRLSTIRDANQIIVINGGVVAENGTHEELMAVNGIYAALHRTQFDAGLDKVMA, encoded by the coding sequence ATGTTGCGGTTTATTGGAAGTCTAATTCGGCCTTATCGCGGCACGCTGGTGGGGATTTTTGTCGCCATGCTGGTCGAGACGGTGATGAGCCTGGCGACGCCGTGGCCGTTGAAGATCATTCTGGATAATGTGGTTGGCGACCACAAGATGGTTCCATGGCTGCATCGGCTGGTTGGGCTGTTGCTGGAACATGAATCAAGGATGCATATAGCGGAGCTGGCGGCGTTGGCGTTTGTGTTGATCTCGCTGCTTGGCGCAATCGCTTCTTATATTGACAACTATTACACGGAGAGCGTGGGGCAGTGGGTGGCGCATGACCTGCGCATGAAGATGTATGAGCATCTGCAGCGGCTTTCGCTGGGGTACTACAACACGCATGCGACGGGAACGATTCTGAGCACGATTACTGCAGATATCCAGACGATCCAGGGGTTCGCTTCGTCTTCGACTTTGAATATTCTGGTGGATCTGCTGACGATCGTCTGCATGCTGGGGTTGATGTTCTGGTTGAACTGGGACTTCACGCTGATTGCAGTTGGAGTGACGCCGTTTCTGCTGCTGTTTGTTTCGCGTTTCAAGAAGGCGGTGAAGAAGGCGACGCATGAGGTTCGCAAGGAGCAGAGCGAGATTGTTGCGGTGGTGCAGCAGGGGCTGGAGTCGATCCAGGCGGTGAAGGCGTTTGGGCAGGAGGAGACGGAGCAGGCGCAGTTGCAGCTGGTGAGCGAGGCGACGGTGAGCGCGGCGTTGAAGGCGAGGAGCGTGAAGGCGCTGTTGTCGCCGGTGGTGACGATTACGGTGGCGCTGTGCACGGCGGTGGTGTTGTGGCGTGGGGCGGCACTGATTCTGGCGAAGACGATGACAGTGGGAGAGCTGACGGTGTATCTGGCTTACCTGGCGAAGTTCTTCAAGCCGGTGAAGGATCTGGCGACGACGACGAATGCTGTGGCGCAGGCGGCGGTGGGGGCGGAGCGGGTTCGCGAGATTCTGGAGACGGATACGGTGATTCCGGAGAAGGCGGATGGGTTTGCGCCGGGTACGGTCGCGGGGGCGATCGAGTTTGAACATGCGGCGTTTGGGTATGATGCGGCGTCTCCGATTTTGACGGATGTGAGCTTCAAGATTGGGGCGGGTCAGTTTGTGGGAATCGTGGGGCCGACGGGGAGCGGGAAGTCTACGGTGGTGAGTTTGATTCCGCGGTTCTACGATGTGCAGTCGGGAACGGTGAAGATCGACGGCGAAGATGTGCGGGACTATAAGCTGAAGTCGCTGCGATGCAAGATTGGATATGTGCTGCAGGATACGGTGCTGTTTCGCGGGACGATTCTGGAGAATATTGCGTTTGGACGGCCGTCGGCTACGAAGGATGAGGTGGTTGCGGCGGCGAAGCTGGCGAATGCGGATGAGTTCATTATGAAGATGCCGCTGGGGTACGAGACGATGGTGGGGGAGCGGGGATCGACGCTGTCGGGTGGGCAGAGGCAGAGGATTGGGATTGCGCGGGTGATGGTTCGGAACAGCCCGATTCTGCTGCTGGATGAGCCCACAGCGGCGCTCGATAGCGAGTCGGAGAAGCTGGTGATCGATGCGCTGGAAAAGCTGATGAAGGGGCGGACAGTGATTGCGATTGCCCATCGATTGAGCACGATCCGGGATGCGAATCAGATTATTGTGATCAACGGCGGGGTTGTGGCGGAGAATGGGACGCATGAGGAGCTGATGGCGGTGAATGGAATCTATGCGGCGCTGCATCGTACGCAGTTCGACGCGGGGTTGGATAAGGTGATGGCGTAG
- the eutC gene encoding ethanolamine ammonia-lyase subunit EutC, with amino-acid sequence MPEHEIKIDHSQSATPASTTTPSLRNYTPARVSLRRTGVSLTTTEILDFQLAHAQARDAVHAALDTEHLIRRLRTEIPSLPTPILAVASAAPDRASYLRRPDLGRTLAPASAALLHPSPCDIVIVIADGLSATAIEHHAIPLLAALLPTLPHTLGPICIATQARVAIADQIGSLLHARLSVILIGERPGLSSPDSLGAYITWNPAPGRTDADRNCISNIRTAGLDYITAAARIAFYCTEAQRLQLTGTALKEITHPQLKS; translated from the coding sequence ATGCCTGAACACGAGATAAAGATAGACCATTCTCAATCCGCCACCCCAGCGAGTACAACGACTCCCTCGCTACGCAACTACACGCCAGCTCGAGTCTCCCTCCGCCGCACCGGCGTAAGTCTCACCACCACAGAGATCCTCGACTTCCAACTCGCCCACGCCCAGGCCCGCGACGCCGTCCACGCCGCACTCGACACCGAACATCTCATCCGCCGCCTACGCACCGAGATCCCCTCCCTGCCCACCCCAATCCTGGCCGTTGCCAGCGCCGCCCCAGACCGCGCCTCCTACCTCCGCCGTCCCGACCTCGGCCGAACCCTCGCTCCCGCCTCCGCCGCTCTCCTCCATCCATCCCCGTGCGACATAGTGATCGTCATCGCCGACGGCCTCTCCGCCACAGCAATAGAGCACCACGCCATCCCCCTGCTCGCCGCGCTCCTTCCCACGCTTCCGCATACTCTCGGCCCAATTTGCATCGCCACCCAGGCCCGCGTCGCCATCGCCGACCAAATCGGCTCTCTCCTCCACGCCCGCCTCTCAGTGATCCTAATCGGCGAGCGCCCCGGCCTCAGCTCCCCCGACTCCCTCGGCGCCTACATCACCTGGAACCCAGCCCCAGGCCGCACCGACGCCGACCGCAACTGCATCTCGAACATCCGCACCGCCGGCCTCGACTACATCACCGCCGCCGCCCGCATCGCCTTCTACTGCACCGAAGCCCAGCGACTCCAACTCACCGGCACCGCCCTGAAAGAGATCACCCATCCCCAACTGAAATCCTAA